From Mauremys mutica isolate MM-2020 ecotype Southern chromosome 15, ASM2049712v1, whole genome shotgun sequence, one genomic window encodes:
- the SYT5 gene encoding synaptotagmin-5, with protein sequence MEGDGAKMNAARRSAMLASEVTAPPTEPALNATETPSKENVFSDMKDKFMNKLSKLPIPPWAVATILILAALLLLGCCACACKKRGKGKKGKKGKEKAKAQINLKEVKELGQSYIDKVQPDIEDLDPALLPEPTDEKRQEKLGKLQYSLDYDFQNGQLLVGIIQAADLPALDIGGTSDPYVKVFLLPEKKKKHETKVHRKTLNPTFNETFTFKVPYAALGGRTLLMAVYDFDRFSKHDAIGELRVPMSSLDLAQPVEAWRDLQPAAREEQEKLGDVCFSLRYVPTAGKLTVIVLEAKNLKKMDVGGLSDPYVKIHLMQGGKRLKKKKTTIKKNTLNPYYNESFSFEVPFEQIQKVQVVLTVLDYDKLGKNEAIGKVFVGCNATGTELRHWSDMLANPRRPIAQWHTLQTEEEVDVVVGMKTS encoded by the exons ATGGAGGGAGACG gcgcaAAGATGAACGCAGCTCGGCGATCGGCCATGCTGGCCTCGGAGGTGACCGCGCCTCCCACCGAGCCGGCCCTGAACGCCACCGAGACGCCCAGCAAGGAGAACGTCTTCTCCGACATGAAGGACAAGTTCATGAACAAGCTCAGCAAGCTGCCAA TCCCGCCCTGGGCCGTGGCCACCATCCTGATCCTGGCGGCTCTTCTGCTGCTCGGCTGCTGCGCCTGCGCCTGCAAGAAACGCGGGAAGGGGAAGAAGGGgaagaaggggaaggagaaagcGAAGGCTCAGATCAACCTGAAGGAGGTGAAGGAGCTGGGCCAGAGCTACATCGACAAG GTGCAGCCCGACATTGAGGACCTGGACCCGGCGCTGCTGCCTGAGCCTACGGACGAGAAGCGCCAGGAGAAGCTGGGGAAGCTGCAGTACTCGCTGGACTACGACTTCCAAAACGGGCAG CTGTTGGTGGGCATCATCCAGGCAGCCGACCTGCCGGCGCTGGACATCGGGGGCACGTCCGACCCCTACGTCAAAGTCTTCCTGCTCCctgagaagaagaaaaaacacgaGACCAAAGTGCATCGGAAAACCCTGAACCCCACGTTCAACGAGACCTTCACCTTCAAG gtcccCTACGCGGCGCTGGGCGGGCGGACGCTGCTCATGGCCGTCTACGACTTCGACCGGTTCTCCAAGCACGACGCCATCGGGGAGCTGCGGGTGCCCATGAGCAGCCTGGACCTGGCCCAGCCCGTCGAGGCCTGGCGGGACCTGCAGCCTGCCGCGCGGGAGGAG CAGGAGAAGTTGGGGGACGTTTGCTTCTCCCTGCGCTACGTCCCCACGGCCGGGAAGCTCACGGTCATTGTTCTGGAAGCCAAGAACCTGAAGAAGATGGatgtgggggggctgtcag ATCCCTACGTGAAAATCCACCTGATGCAGGGCGGAAAGCggctgaagaagaagaaaacgACCATTAAGAAAAACACCCTGAACCCCTATTATAACGAGTCCTTCAGCTTCGAGGTTCCCTTTGAGCAGATCCAg AAAGTCCAGGTTGTTCTCACCGTCCTGGATTATGACAAGCTGGGGAAGAACGAGGCCATTGGGAAGGTCTTCGTGGGCTGCAACGCCACCGGCACGGAGCTGCGTCACTGGTCCGACATGCTGGCCAATCCCCGGCGCCCCATCGCCCAGTGGCACACCCTGCAGACGGAAGAGGAGGTGGACGTGGTCGTTGGCATGAAGACCTCCTGA